The following DNA comes from Chroicocephalus ridibundus chromosome 27, bChrRid1.1, whole genome shotgun sequence.
aggtgtactcttcgctgggtcaaaaactggctggatggccgtgcccagagagtggtggtaaatggagttaaatccagttggtgtccagtcacaagtgatgtcccccagggctcggtgctggggctgattctctttaatatctttagcaatgatctggatgaagggatcgaatgcaccctcagtaagttcacagatgacactaaactgggcgggtgtgttgatctgcttgagggtaggttggctctgcagtgggatctggacaggctggaccgataggctgaggccaatggtatgaggttcaacaaggccaagtgccaggtcctgcacttgggtcacaacaaccccaagcaacgctacaggacTGGGACGGAGTGGCCCGAAAGCTgtccggcagaaaaggacctcggggtgttggtggacagccggctgaatatgggccagcagcgtggccaggtggccaagaaggccaacagcatcctagcctgtatcaggaatagtgtggtgagccggactagggaagtgatcatccccctgtactcggcactggtgaggccccacctcaagtactgccttcagttttgggccactcactacaagaaggacattgaggtattggagcatgtccagagaaggatacaaagctgatgaggggtctggaggacaaaccttatgaggaatgactgagggagctggggttgtttagcctggagaagaggaggctgaggagagaccttctcaccctctacaactacctgaaaggaggttgtagagagatgggggctgacctcttctccctggtgacaagttataggacaagaggaaacgggttcaagttatgtcaggggagctttagattggatattaggaaacattttttcactgaaagggttattaaacattggaacaggctgcccagggaggtggtggattcaccatccctggaggtgtttaaaaaaagggtagatgtggtacttagcgacatggtttagatgcagcttttgtcagggtaggttaaaggttggacttgatgatcttaaaggtcccttccaacctcagcaattctatgattctattctatgaactGAGGCAACggctgtgctgctggtgaggTAAGTGCATCTGTACGCGTACCAGTGAAGCACCTAGAACTCCCGACATAGCAAACCAGAGATAGTTCCTTCAGATAAATTAATCTCTCTTGGTCCCTGTCCCTTCCCCCTGCCATAAGTATGACATCTCTTTACTGCCCCAGAATTCCTACCTTGATTTCAGGTCTGGTTAGAGTCTTTGCTGCTGAAAGACCAAGCATCCCAGAGGCCTCAGGCTTTGCTCTCTCTGGGGGATGGCACGGGACCTGTTGATGTTTTTCCAACCCGTAGAACAAGCGTGTTACTACAGCAGAACACGTTCTTTTTGGTCAGCAGCATGGGGTAGTGTCTTAGCACGCAGAAGACCAGCATACCTTGACAAATGCGCTTATTGCctgcttctgtctttttcccacagagctttacaAAATACAGCGCTACAAAGGTAAGGAAAAGGGGGATGATGGACGTGAGTACTTGGAGCTGGAATGTGGCTCTGGAGAGCACATCCCACCTGCTGAGAGAGCTCTTTGGAGAGCAACACACTCAGAGGAAGGATTCTTTGATAACTGTATTCTTTGCTGTGTGTTGCCAAAGACACCGTGTGTGCTCGACAGGAGCCTTTTCATccgtggggagcagggacgggcagCTTGCATTGGCCACGTCAGCCCCCGGCTCCCACTCCTGCTCTTGCCCTCTTTGGTGTTTCAGGAAAAGTGTCTTGAGCTGATCTGGCTCTGCTACAGGAGCAACTTCTTATTCTTGAAATCCGAGTTGAGCTAGAGGACTTTATTTCATGACATTACAACTTGCTAGAGTCCTGTCAGGTGTTGGATGACCTGTGCAAACTGAGGAAAGAAACCTCTCCTTATCATTGTGGCAGTGAAGATCACTCTTGCATTCTAATCCATGCGTAAGAAGTACCCTAGACTGGTGCTCTCCTATTTATTAGAGAAGAAACTACATAAATTTGAAAATCACCTTCAGACTTTGCTAAGGAGTTTAATCATGACACCCAAACCAAATTCCAGCAGATGTACCTATATTTAGATGTACTATTATACTTGTATCTACCACAAGCAACACTTGCACTTCCTAATAGGCTTTCTTCCTGCACCAGAGTTTTTAAGCACAATTACTGAatgctttgcatttatattttagcatttattaCTCACCGGTGTGTATCTGCATTCATTTCGAGGTGGTTTTCAGATGCCTGCAGGGCTGATCAATTGTCTCACTTCAATTGTGAATCTTCTTCTTCTGTTCCTGTCATAGAAAACTTTCTCTGGCCATTATGATTTTGTCTCAATACCCTTGGAAAAGTCAGTTGTGACTCTGGTGTTGCCCAAAGAGGAGCTGCATTGTCAACTCCTCAGGCCATCTCAACAGCAATTTAAAGATAGAGGGAGAGGGTTTTCGCCCCCACACGCTCCTTCTTGGTGCTGAATGCTGGAGTCACAGGAACACTGTCTGCCTGCCTTGCATTTCATGCATGCGGGTTGGCCATTCTCTCAGTCAGCAGCCCCAAGATGGGTATGGAGGGACATGGAAGgtaagggaggggagaaggtagaGGTCCCCTGAGGCAAGAGGCTGCCCAGTGCACCTGAGGGTGGAGGTAGAGGAAGGACTAATGAGAGGTAGATGaggacacagaagagaaaagctcagagaagcagaccttgtcttttctgctccttatgaACGACTTGATCATTGCAGTGGATGTGACCCTGGATGCTGACACGGCCCACCCTAGATTGGAAATCTCAGATGATGGGAAGAGTGTGAAAGatactggcaccatcagaaaGGTTCCCAGGAGTGAGAAGAGATTTGATTCCCACATttttgtgttggcaaaggaaggatacacatctgggagacactactggcaagtggatgttggcaagagaagaagctgggTCTTGGGCATTGCCCAGGAATCCGTGACTCGCAAAGGGACTGTGACTCTGACCCCTAAGAATGGCTTCTGGGTCATGGGGTTTGCAAACGGGCGAGAGTATTGGGCCCACACAGACCCCTGGACCCGTTTGAGCgtgagtgggaagctgcaaaaggttgggatcttcctggacatctcagccaagaagatGACGTTTTACAACATTCATAAGAAAACAGCTCTGTACACTTTTACCATTTCTGATGGCGGCAGCCAGGAAGGgaaactctttcccttcttctcaacaggccctgctaatgCTAAGCCTGACACTGAGCCTCTGAAAATAGTGCAGGGGTTTGATGATGAGTAGTTCACTCTACATTGTGAAGGCCTATAATGTACCGATCATACCGAGGGGTTATCAGGCTGCCATCTAGTTTGTGTTTCCTGAACCAAGCTAAGACAGGAGGGGACAGATGTATCTTAGTGGCCAGCTTTGAAAATTTTTAGACTATACATCAGTATGAAAAAGCTTCTGAGGGAAATTTTAGGTATTCAAGAAACAGAAGCATTCTTTCATAATAACACGGAATAAACATTTATTCTGGAAGGTGAGTTTTCATCATactctgtgttttggggttttcctgAGGAAGAGGAGTAACAGAGCAGCTTGGCAGATACCCAGTGGCCAGCCATGTTCAACCACCACTcatatccagatggcttttgaacatctccaaggatggagactccacaacctctccaggaaacTTGTatcagtgcttggtcaccctcacagtaataaagtgtttcctgatgttcagagggaacctcctgtgtgtcagtttgtgcccattgcctcttgtcctgtcactggcaccacgGGCAAGAGCCTGCCTctatcctctttgcaccctcccttcaggtattgagACACATCAATAAGatcaccctgagccttctcttctcgaggctggacagtccctgccctctcagcctttcctcacgggacagatgctccaatcctttaatcatctctgtctcccttccctgaactctctccagtatctCAATGTGTATCTTGTACTGGGGTGCCCACAAAGGCAGGTGTGGCGTCTCCAGcactgaggagaggggaagaatcacctcccgcaACCTGCGTTCAGCACCTCTCCTAATACAGCCTAGGATACCAATATCCCTGTGTGCTAAGGGCACGTAATTTatcttggtgtccaccagaaccctTAGGTTCTTTGCTGCCAAGCTCCTTTACAGCTGGGCAGTCCCAAgcgtgtgctggggcctgggcttcttcctccccagctgcaggacttttcGGTTCTCCCTGTTGAACCTCAAGAGGTTCCTGGCAGCCTATTTCTCCaccctgttcaggtccctctgcacGGCAGCGGGACCCCCCTGGCATAACAGCCACACTTCCCAGTTGGTTgtggtcagcaaacttgctgagggtacgctccACCCCCTCACTGAGACCtctaaaaaagatgttaaaaaggacCAGAatgagtattgacccctgggctaCACCGCTAGTTTCTGGCCTCcagcaagaatttctgcctctgaGCAGCACCCGCTGGGCCTGGCCGTTCAGCCACTTTTCAATCCACCTCGCTGCCTGTCATCCAACCAATCTATCTGCATCTTATCTAGGAGGATCTTAtggcagacagtgtcaaaagccttactgaagtccaggtagacactatccactgctctctccctatctaccaggccagtcatttcatgCTCACTACTCCTGAtgactttgttttgcttcatgttcCTGGGAATGCTTTCCAGGATTAggtgctccatccccttcccagagATTGCCCGCTCAAGGAAAGGGTGAGAGGAGGGCTGTAGTGTGGAGCTGCCATTTTCACTTGCTCTCTGTTGCCCTGAGAAAAATGAGGCAATGAGACCAAGAGAGACTCATCTGAGACTGCTGCACTGTGAACACCAAAAGCCCCTTGCTCAGGGAAGGAAACGGCACATAGTGGTgcaggggacagtgggatggtGGGGAGGGACCTAGAGCACCTGGGGAGAGCGTGAAAAGCCCTTGGGTGCTTTTCATAgtagggggtggaggggtggagggtcaagcaaggaagcagggaagagcCCCACATCCTCCCGCCAGCTGTGCAGGATAGATGTGCGGGATAGATCtgtgcagcccccagggaggTGATCCAGGTGAGGGGGAGGGTGACCAGGGTGAGTGGCTGCTTTTGTCCGTGTTCCTTATCTGCTAAAAGTAGCATCCCTGCTGATGTTTGCAGGGATGTCACAGACCAGTCTGCTAGTGTGTGTGCCCAGCCCAGTGGGAAGGAGACGTGGTGCCAtctgtgtgtttctttgtctctctgtgtGACTGGTTTGTTTATTCTGAGCAGTTGGCTTGTGCCTTCACAGTTGTCTTCCTATCTGAGGGCAATTtaagctctgccagccctgcctccctcaccctgcAAGCCTTGAACTGGGATGGTGCAGGGTAACATCTCTGTCTGATCTGTGCCCCAAAAGGGACTATTGCATGGGACTTTCTGCTGCTGAGACTCACACGTGCAGCCCTCTCCTTTCTACAATGGCACTGTGAGGGACCCTAAATTCAGACATATTCAGCACTGTCCCCTTCGTGCTCTGAGCccatttctgttgtttcctgCTGGCTCTGAGACCTAGGGCCACTATTTTGAAAAGGCCTTCTTGGGTGCTAGTGAGGCCGCTTGTGTTTTCTTTGGTGGGACTTTTCTGAGCTGTGCTGCCATCTGCCAGTCCCACCCAGAAGTTCTGGATGCCCAGGATATATTCAGGAGCTCCAGACACCTATCTTGAGGCTTTAGGCAGCAGAAGCCTGCCCTTACTTCAATACAGAGAGGAATGACATTATAGTGAAAAACACGAGCTGAAACGCGGCCAGAGATGTTTTTTCAttgccaaaagcaaaaaattgaCCACAAAATGTAACAGGAcatgcccccccccgccgttgTCTTTCCAGTTCATGTTCCGTCTACATAGCtcatgttctgtcttttctctacCACTGGTGCagtttaaccccagcaggcaaagcacccCACAGCCTctcactccctccctccagcgggatgggggagagaatcagaagagtgaaagtgagcaaactcatgggttgagatgaagaaattttaataagtaaagcaaaagccacacatacaagcaaagcagaacaaggcattcattcactgcttctcattggcaggcaggtgtccagccatctccaggaaagcagggttccattACACATAacaattacttgggaagacaaatgccgtaactctgaacatcccccccttcctccttcttccccagctttatacactgagcatgatgtcccatggcatggaagatctctttggtcagttggggtcagctgtcccagctgtgcgccctcacaacttcttgtgcacccccagcctacttgttgGCATGGTGgagtgagaagcagaagaggccttgactctgagtaagcactgctcagcaataacaaaaacatccctctACTATCAACatgcttttcagcacaaagccaaaacatagcctcatacaagctaccatgaagaaaattaactgtatcccggccaaaaccagcacaaccaTCTACGCCTATGTCAATGTTTCCCACACAATAACATTGTGCTGAAAGTCATTATTGAGTGTCCTCAGAAACTTGTACAAGTGAGTGTGAAGTGCTTTAAGTGTCTTTCAGTCAGATGAGTGAAAACAGGAATTCAGTACCTCTTGATTACAGCAATTACAGAGATATAGACGCCTTACCCCTCTTTGTGGATGTGGCGGGTTGACCCCAGCTGAATGCCAGGTGGCCACCAAAGCcgctctttctctccccctcctcaactggataggggagagaaaatataacaaaaggctcgtgggtcaagagaaggagagggagagatcaaaactaaagagaaatacaaaataagtcttaaaacaccttccccacacTCCTAGCTTCTTCCCTGGCTCatcttcactccccatttctctacctccttccacTGAGTGACACAGGGACAGGGAATGGGCGTTTGTGGTCAGCTCACCACACgttgcttctgctgctccctcctcctctggggaagcactcctcacactcttcccctgctcaagTGGAGGGTCCCTCCCACAGAGGACAGCTCTCCACAAACTTCCCCAAAgggagtccttcccacaggctgcagtcctgcaaactgctccagcatgggttctttcCTCAGGGTGcattccttcaggaacagattgctccagcatgggtcccccacagcgtcacaagtcctgacagcaaacctgcttcagtgtgggctcctctctctccatgggtccacaggtcttGCCAGGATTCTGCCCCAGTGTGGgcttccacagggtcacagcctccttcaggcattcacctgctccagcgtgcGGTTCTCCACAGGCTGTACGTGGGTATCTCCTCCAGCGTTAACCTccaggctgcaggggcacagcctgcctcaccttggtcttcaccacaggctgcaggagagtctttgctccagcacctggagcacctcttccccctccttcttcattgaCCTTGGTTTCTACATAGTTctttctctcactcctctctccggcTGTTGCCATGCCGGCTTTTTTGCCCTTCCTTAAATGTGTTATCACGGAGGCACTATCACTGATTGGCTCAGACTTGGCCTGCAgtaggtccatcttggagcctgctggcattggctctgttgaacatgggggaagcttccagcagcttcttacagaagccacccctcTAGCCCCTCCCACTATCAAAACCTCGCCATGCAAACCCTGTACAATGCAAGACCCCATGGTGGAGAAATcagatatttcctgaaggaactgtggcccatggaggaGCCCACCTcagagcaggtttatcctgaaggactgcagcccacaaAGAAGACCCATACTGGAGCAGCAGAAAAGtgtaaagaggaaagagcagctaAGAACTGTTGCGGACTGACCAAAATCCTCCTTCCCTTTACCCCTCTGACACTTAGCAGGGGAGACTGGAGTAGGAGTTGGAGATGGGAGAGTGAAGGTGAGCCTGAGAAAGGCAACAGTGaagagaaggaattttaattttgtccatGTTTCTTGACatctaaaagtattttaaatggcagtaaatgaaattaattttccccaagttgagtctgttttgcccatgatggtaattggtaagtgatctctttgtctttgtcttcacccatgagctttttcattgTCTCCCTGTCTtcttgaggagggggagtgagagcagctgggtgggcattgGGCAGCTGGCCAAGTTCAACCCACCACAGATACAAAAGTGGAAGGTGTGACTGgtacacactgacacacacagacacacagaatcttagtggttggaagggacctttgagatcatcgagtacaaccacattaaaaaaaaccaaaacaaaacaaaaaaaaaaaacacacacacaaaaaaaaaagcacccaccaactaaactccacacccacaaccccacacacaacaccccaccacaaaccaatactcttgggcactagagcatgccctgaagagccatgtctacacggttcttaaatacctccagggatggtgactccaccacctccttgggcagactgttccagtgcttgaacactctttcagtaaagtcattcttcctaatatctaatctaaatctcccttgccgcagcttcataccatttcctctggtcctgtcgttattcccttgggagaagaggccaacccctgcctctctacagtttcctttcaggtagttgtagagggcaatgaggtctcccctcagcctcctcttctccaaactaaacatgcccagctccctcagcctctcctcataggacttgttctccagacccctcaccagcttggtggctctcctctggacacgctccagcacctcaatgtctttcctgtagtgaggggcccaaaactgaacacaaaactCGAGgggaggcctcaccagtgccgagtacagaggcacgatgacttccctactcctgctggccacgctattcctgatacaagccaggatgctattggccttcttggccacctgggcacactgctggctcatgttaagacggctgtccactaacactcccaggtccttttctgccgggcagctttccagccactcagccccaggcctgtagcgttgcccggggttgttgtgaccaaaatgcaggacccggcacttggccttattaaacctcatcccattggccttggcccattgatccaacctgtctagatgggtcctgctgccatccagagggaccttgacaggctggagaaatgggctgacaggaacctcatgcagttcagCAAGGGGATATGCAAAGTCCTGGCCCTGCGGAGGAACAATCCCATGCCCCAGGGCAGGTTAGGACTGACGGACGGgacagcagcttggcagaaaaggcgctgggggtcctgctggtcaccaagttgaccatgaaccAGAGGTGTGCCCAAGGCTAACATTTTCCTGAGCTGCATtagaagaagtgtggccagaagATTACCagaagggaggtgatcctgccttACAGATTCATCTGTCTGAAAGTCTATGTGTGCGGCTCAGTTTGCACTGAACTGGTCACCAAGCTCCCATTGCAGGGCAAGAAGATGTGCACACTGCTACTGCAGGTGCAGTTCTGCAGGCGAGTGACATTTTGGAGGCAGTGAGGACTTTCCTTGCTCAAGACCTTTCCAGCTCAAGACCTGGGGCTAAATTCGTACACCTGAGGAGAGGAACCTAGTAAATTCCACTGCAGCCCAGGAGTGCTTGTCAAAGGAATATAGGACACCAGTGCATATACCATAGGGTTACATACTTTTGAGAGGTGAACCCCCTGAAAGATAACTAGCATACTGACAACCTCACTAACAAtccaaaaaaaaatgagaatagcCAGGCAATTTGGTTTATCCCAGCTACTCCCCTTCAAAGTTGTTTCCATTCCATCTTAGTGCCAGTAAACAAGACACTGGTATGGCTGGAAACAGCAATTGGAAATTCAGTGGTTTCATATGgtttattcatatttaaaaatccattCAAAGTCACCTGAATTATTACATCACTAAGCAGCAACAGAATGCTATATATGTAGATGTCTAAATATATTCTACAAACTCTGGAAGCAAGATCAGGCTTCCCATGAAGATTACACAACTGCAGTTCATATATGCAGGCAGAAGACATGGAAGGCCAAAGTTCAATTATCATAGCATCATAGGaaggtttgggtttgaagggacatttcagatcattttAAGATCATCATCACACACGGAGAACTACCCCTCCATCTGTGTTGGAGTTCTCCTTATTTTACTTCCATCAGCAATGGAGATTCACGCTGGCATAGCTCTCACCTGTCTGTGggttttctgctctgctgcaggactGGGAGATACGAAGCAGACCTCTCCAGCCTTGGAAGGGTTCAGGAGCCACTTAGATGGCCTGAGCCACCTGCTTGGCCCTCAGGGTAGAGCATGCTTTCAGCAGGAGAATCCACTGGACACCTCCCAAACTCCTTCCCAGCCAGAAGAGCTGTGTCGTTTGGTGacaaagacaaaaaccaaaatcccaagCCAAGACTAAAGAATGCACTTGACTTCTTAAGAAATTGCCAGGGCATGCAGGAGAGCTGCCATGGGATGTTCTgggaggagcgggcagggagcaTAACAATCACTGTcaggtggcaggaggggaaggggcagagggaggcctgtgcagcctccctggggaaAACCATGTGGTGCTGGCCTTGAAATCTGTGGCAGCTGAGGCAGCTTGATGGCACAAGAGAGCATCAGTGGGGCTCCACATTAGGATACACTGATCAAAAACTCCACAACACTGTTCTCAGGCTCTTGGTTCTTCATGTCATAACCTCATGTTTCTTGGGCTTGATGTGATGCTTTCCTCTCCAAGAGCTGCTCAACACGTTATTGTAGTTACTTAGGAAAAGTCCTTAGTTAAGTTTTCTCTGGCAACACCTCTGtggcttcctctggacccactccaacagatcgacgtccttcttgtgttggaactccaaagctggacacagtactccaggtgggatctcacaagagcagagtagaggggcagacctgctggtcacacttgttttgatgcagcccaagacgcaattggctttctgggcttccagtacacattgccagctcatgtttaGCTTCTcgtcaaccaacatccccaagtccttcttatCCTCTAGTCGACCGCCCTACCAAAGCAGGTTCATCTCAagtaggttgcacaggaacgcgtccaggagggttttgaatatcttcagagaaGATGACTCCACAtgctgtctgggcagcctgttccagtgctctgtcacgctcaaagtaaagaaatttgtCCTTATGTTCAGAGAGAGTTTCctctgttccagtttgtgcccattgcctcttgtcctgtcactgggtaccactgaaaagagtcttgCCCcttcctcttgacacccaccctttagatattgataagcatcgatgagatcccctctctgtcttctcttctgcaggctaaacgcACCCAGggtcccagcctttcctcatgagaggtgctccattcccttgatcatctctgTAGCTCTCTGCCAGACTCTCTCCAGtcgttccttgtctttcttgaactggggggcccagaactgcacgcaGTACTTGAGATGtgacctcaccagggcagagtagaggggaaggatgacctcccttgatgTGCTGGCAACACTCTTTTTAATAcacccaggagaccattggccttcttggccacaagggcacattgctgcctcatgggcaacttgttgtccgcCAGGAcgcccaggtccctctctgcagagctgttttccagcaggtaATCCCCTAACCTGTACTGATGCAGGGGgctattcctccctaggtgcaggaccctgcatttgcccttgttgaacttcattatgtGTAacttcctctctgcccaactctccagcctgtccaggtcgtGCAGcgccttctggtgtgtcacctACCCTTCCCAATTTTgggtcatcagcaaacttgctgagggtacactctgtccccgcatccaggttgttgataaataTGTTGAACAACACTgggcccactactgacccctggggaacaccgctagttatAGGCCTCCACCTGTACTCTGCGCCGCTGaacacaaccctctgagctctgccatccTGACGGTTCTCAATCCATCTCATTGTCCACTCATCTAACTCACACTTCCTACAGTTACCTCTGagaa
Coding sequences within:
- the LOC134507732 gene encoding E3 ubiquitin-protein ligase TRIM39-like, with the translated sequence MLRCRLQEFTVPLLALVFEGRMRVEAYSTRFMESMQEKMEKILSEKLAVLQSKKELANFDNCPAPLEELTDSRPSLLKYSENTSALQGSLENMQALSELYKIQRYKVDVTLDADTAHPRLEISDDGKSVKDTGTIRKVPRSEKRFDSHIFVLAKEGYTSGRHYWQVDVGKRRSWVLGIAQESVTRKGTVTLTPKNGFWVMGFANGREYWAHTDPWTRLSVSGKLQKVGIFLDISAKKMTFYNIHKKTALYTFTISDGGSQEGKLFPFFSTGPANAKPDTEPLKIVQGFDDE